The following are from one region of the Aspergillus luchuensis IFO 4308 DNA, chromosome 4, nearly complete sequence genome:
- the atmA gene encoding DNA-binding protein kinase TEL1 (BUSCO:EOG0926009O;~COG:L;~EggNog:ENOG410PFW9;~InterPro:IPR016024,IPR003152,IPR003151,IPR036940, IPR018936,IPR015519,IPR044107,IPR021668,IPR011009, IPR014009,IPR000403;~PFAM:PF11640,PF02260,PF00454,PF02259;~go_function: GO:0004674 - protein serine/threonine kinase activity [Evidence IEA];~go_function: GO:0005515 - protein binding [Evidence IEA];~go_function: GO:0016301 - kinase activity [Evidence IEA];~go_process: GO:0000077 - DNA damage checkpoint [Evidence IEA];~go_process: GO:0000723 - telomere maintenance [Evidence IEA];~go_process: GO:0006281 - DNA repair [Evidence IEA];~go_process: GO:0006974 - cellular response to DNA damage stimulus [Evidence IEA];~go_process: GO:0016572 - histone phosphorylation [Evidence IEA]) has protein sequence MSDITLDGAIALLASEKLRERSDGLADLKHILLKNRRNSKLNSLNDKACHKIFESLFRFVSVEKSQYNRSNSKGASASRLSSCASVLRIAVDVFLRNLRTKSVRAIVDHITDTLLGRGSDSLFELLSVDYAKCLVTLLRHPPHLEHLALSEWEKVMDFCLKCISAHTDQEGLTIRERHSSFLDGYLSAGGRASTPARSTPMPTASEKPKGDTSAVTEAVVCIQLLVGSPSAPIQEAAERVLHGLTKFVGSSMIAGSGHQAAFASVNTVVMKILFDQSELARSSLLDIVPAIRRFWATKFLGLKDEMLVTVMLCAVILIDATRRDPSELIARVIEELLETLYTEYTKRSEKEILQLDELMFYHSRSEQQQEHSAWPRFESARSEPNWTTLWIIAKFLELAEELRDQSLLYPTSGEAATKRQRLASHIEDIFRDSTVSSGMRRLYALQLIPFLPRSYATAESKLSLLERLLPHIMDDNATSASWTMVAIASIACSSDANSQPLRHCWQRAWEMASHVSLSQATARAACHLLNIILQRNLLDYQIVAQATSSMLTSINTNGPSTISDSSLAFWATLLRITSQINPGLAPDASNKICSWLRETWGTGSLADRLQIAQVAMFARPLDLLNMLFACANRPFILPKARYIGPVGLIARGWHFYLKNKRLLNYIFDLQGSLDVAEYWEPQETLSLEKFPRQDSSDNIALDLLQTKVEGLLQTWEALSEDKTHHITVDLVQIVTSSCVTIALYMACLPQQPANRVSVIQRNNQNLWEKLCSFLASREPAFIHACLMTLTPLLVPNALLPRSSPAPIDALSSLVPSLANLLESYREKQKEVLLLSSEEAMDLDDPILTTYDQSTELVHIFSRNRETSHVLQDIATLQRSITIYLSIFQRIHASAISSEHPFHDDLIEYLTGFDEVDILSAQIFLPHVYRACVCDGVERHSLLRILEDLGEKCLQSYEMERCESSHVLCLRMMGSFVEMWTGSEDDDFHASATDIYSWFTEVLLAKKLASTSVLVEFTQLLSDLLSHNVTYSSGSSSPSPRTSLFTIIREGDAVAKFYAGELIPSLFGQFSLTEHDLILDDVLDSLPRDSDWDEGIALRLVILARLASRWHTLLRRSIYHMFETAAKVPNSLRYAENCLRDVAETLGLEDAKQLFRLFSSQIIYTWTEEQSVMRMPFSIFGYKSLKEMLIDVQDEIIGQVMMRANETEGAKLSACTNVPFDHLVVDSFCKAEAYSIARDISTPPEQGSQPRGVENRMKKLLGTDKFVSLIESHFPQMIAIFFGTLDQYEQIERAFLKREGFEDPHAVLKRISEKSTSDIILPANQQPSFRARYLLDELEFLCKRSGYDLGTIWTPTLATYVCRTLLESIHPALGSLHACSVIRKIRILVSIAGTVMLSDYPFDMVIHALRPYLVDIFCAEDTLGIFWYLLEAGKAYLCESPGLMAGIAVTTLLSLRRFLVAPPTETAQPGLVETVVAKIKHFLDWFGSYLKTYEPVGLKPEKNELFRRLVASSQGINPANEGSEGSKEEHDLLLEVLKDQNSKTSLLSGPIADHVISLLCTESKQSPETHLNVSGDDQVVMSHAVAICQTLQKFDPGTEYKLWAARVIGRAFATTGKISDILLREQDPKLFAVRSSQSLPSPFHRSKASILMALCGMLQNSSHLEVGLVERTIQLIVSNLGSTPEFEPCGRIVPSTLLKAFTWSPYQCPEMPMPTSVAESRTALIWDPDVPVGRFARSVGLFLSDSASEDPVIGPLRTILCVIPDLAVQILPYILHDVLLAEDDGKVNIRKTISEIFGQVLRQVNDQTIPHARLVINCILYLRNQPRPEESTIVERDEWLDVDYAEASSAANKCRLPKTGLLFLEISASRIASTSRRSSVAKSEAAPEILHEIFRKIDDPDVFYGIQQDSSLEAVMDRLEHESSGFKNLLFQSAHYDSELQMGESANVHGVLKALNSTNLQGIANSVFTISGSFCDTSGSFESMLQTAKDLRRWDIPVSPLSPSPSASVFRAFQSLNISGALNDVFASIDECLLSSLDLLTSTSRSATSLRTAMRTLGVMTEVCDVLSSASTEDVNSQWQTMVDRDSWLKTTSVSDVGEILTCHEALFSSIKNKDFLKTAINISDRDAQLLEVKVIRQSLKVARDHGISQASLKSAVCLSKLAHNCSTLGINIEGAAKFDLANVLWDQGEMAASIQILQQLRERNDLHKQAIPISRAELLVTLGHHVAEARLEKPDTIVQDYLSAAVKELKTRSLGEDVGRVYHGFAMFCDRQLQNPDGLEDFRRIEQLRDRKEREVHALEEMMKSAHGKEKEALKYHRAKTKQWFDLDDREYQRLRRSREAFLQQCLENYLLCLKESESFNNDALRFCALWLDKSASTIGNMAVSKYISQVPSRKFAPLMNQLTSRLLDISDEFQKMLFALIFRICVEHPYHGMYQIFASSKSKGGKDQSALSRNRAAGKLVDCLKNDKRMGPTWVAVHNANISYVRFAVERPNDKYRSGAKVPLKKLSTGERLEQDAATQRLPPPTMKIDIRVDCDYSDVPKLVKYNPEFTIASGVSAPKIVTAIASNGSRYKQLFKGGNDDLRQDAIMEQVFEQVSSLLKDHQVTRQRNLGIRTYKVLPLTSNAGIIEFVPHTIPLHDFLMPAHQRYFPKDMKPNVARKHIADVQTRSFEQRVRTYRQVTEHFHPVMRFFFMENFNNPDDWFSKRLAYTRSTAAISILGHVLGLGDRHGHNILLDERTGEVVHIDLGVAFEQGRVLPVPEVVPFRLTRDLVDGMGISKTEGVFRRCCEFTLEALREESYSIMTILDVLRYDPLYSWTVSPLRMKRMQDAQEADGGPPVIPGANNDQQSTNEPSEADRALTVVAKKLSKTLSVTATVNELIQQATDEKNLAVLYCGWAAYA, from the exons atgaGCGACATTACCTTAGATGGGGCCATTGCGCTTCTGGCTTCGGAGAAGCTCAGAGAGCGCTCAGATGGGCTTGCTG ATCTAAAGCATATACTCCTGAAGAATAGAAGAAACTCAAAATT AAACTCCCTCAATGACAAAGCCTGTCACAAGATCTTTGAGTCATTGTTCCGGTTTGTATCGGTTGAGAAGTCCCAATACAACCGGTCCAATTCCAAGGGAGCTTCTGCAAGTCGCTTGTCATCCTGTGCATCTGTCCTTCGAATCGCTGTTGATGTTTTCCTGCGCAATCTGCGCACGAAGTCCGTTCGTGCAATTGTTGATCACATTACCGATACCCTGCTAGGCCGTGGGAGCGACTCGCTCTTTGAACTGCTTAGTGTGGACTACGCTAAATGTTTGGTCACGCTCCtgcgccatcctcctcacctcgAGCATCTTGCTCTTAGTGAATGGGAGAAAGTCATGGACTTTTGTCTAAAGTGTATTAGTGCTCACACTGATCAGGAGGGTCTTACGATTCGCGAGAGgcattcttccttcttggatGGATATCTCTCTGCTGGAGGCCGggcctccacaccggccagATCAACTCCCATGCCCACTGCGAGCGAGAAGCCAAAAGGTGACACCAGCGCGGTCACGGAAGCTGTTGTCTGTATCCAGCTTTTGGTCGGGAGCCCAAGCGCCCCAATTCAGGAAGCAGCCGAGCGTGTACTTCATGGGCTCACAAAGTTCGTGGGGTCGTCGATGATCGCTGGGAGTGGACACCAAGCTGCGTTCGCTAGCGTAAACACAGTTGTCATGAAGATTTTATTCGATCAATCTGAACTTGCGAGGTCGTCGCTTCTGGACATCGTACCGGCAATCAGACGTTTTTGGGCAACTAAGTTTCTAGGTCTGAAAGATGAAATGCTTGTCACTGTCATGCTTTGTGCAGTTATCTTGATTGATGCCACCCGGAGAGATCCATCGGAGTTGATTGCGCGTGTGATTGAGGAACTCCTGGAAACCCTGTATACGGAGTATACCAAACGTTCTGAAAAGGAGATTCTACAGCTGGATGAATTAATGTTCTACCACAGTCGCTCTGAGCAACAGCAAGAACACTCAGCATGGCCGCGTTTCGAAAGTGCCAGATCTGAACCCAATTGGACGACACTGTGGATTATAGCCAAGTTCCTCGAACTAGCAGAGGAGTTACGCGATCAGTCGTTACTGTATCCCACATCCGGAGAGGCTGCAACCAAAAGGCAGCGTCTCGCCTCGcatatagaagatatatttcGTGATTCAACGGTGTCTTCTGGAATGAGGAGGCTATATGCTCTCCAGCTAATACCTTTTCTCCCTAGGAGCTACGCCACCGCCGAGTCAAAACTCTCTCTGCTCGAGCGATTGCTTCCCCATATAATGGATGATAATGCCACATCAGCTTCCTGGACGATGGTAGCGATTGCAAG TATTGCTTGTAGCTCTGATGCAAACTCTCAACCGCTGAGACATTGCTGGCAGCGCGCATGGGAGATGGCGTCCCatgtttctctttctcaagcAACAGCCAGAGCTGCTTGCCACCTGTTGAACATTATACTTCAGCGTAATCTTCTAGACTACCAAATAGTCGCGCAGGCAACAAGCTCTATGCTCACGTCAATCAATACAAATGGCCCCTCAACCATCTCCGACTCATCACTGGCATTTTGGGCGACATTACTTCGGATCACCTCGCAAATAAACCCGGGCTTAGCACCAGATGCCTCAAATAAAATTTGTTCCTGGTTGAGGGAAACTTGGGGAACCG GTTCTCTAGCCGATCGGTTACAGATAGCCCAAGTTGCTATGTTCGCACGTCCTTTAGACCTTCTGAACATGCTCTTTGCATGTGCCAACAGGCCCTTCATATTACCCAAAGCCCGTTACATAGGCCCGGTAGGACTCATTGCTAGAGGTTGGCACTTTTATCTCAAGAACAAACGGCTCCTCAACTATATCTTTGACCTTCAAGGATCGTTGGATGTGGCCGAATACTGGGAGCCGCAGGAGACTTTGTCCCTGGAGAAGTTTCCTCGACAAGACTCCAGTGACAATATCGCCCTTGATCTGCTGCAAACCAAAGTTGAGGGGCTTCTGCAGACCTGGGAAGCACTATCTGAAGACAAAACACACCATATAACTGTAGATCTAGTGCAAATAGTCACATCATCTTGTGTCACTATTGCATTATATATGGCATGTCTCCCTCAGCAACCTGCAAACCGTGTGTCTGTCATACAGCGAAACAATCAAAACCTTTGGGAAAAGCTGTGTTCTTTCCTCGCTTCGCGAGAACCTGCCTTTATCCACGCATGCTTGATGACTCTGACTCCCCTACTTGTGCCCAATGCACTCCTCCCTCGTTCCAGTCCGGCCCCTATAGATGCTCTCTCCAGTCTGGTTCCCTCCCTCGCCAATTTACTGGAAAGCTACCGggaaaagcagaaagaagtgTTACTCTTGAGCAGCGAAGAGGCTATGGATCTGGATGATCCTATCCTCACTACCTACGACCAATCGACGGAGCTCGTGCATATCTTCAGTAGAAATCGTGAAACATCGCACGTACTACAAGATATTGCAACCTTACAGCGCAGCATCACCATCTACTTATCCATCTTTCAGAGGATACATGCCTCTGCCATCTCTTCTGAACATCCCTTCCATGATGATCTTATCGAATATCTGACCGGTTTCGACGAGGTTGACATTCTTTCAGCGCAGATTTTCTTACCGCATGTATATCGAGCATGTGTATGCGATGGGGTGGAACGGCATTCTTTGCTAAGAATACTAGAAGACCTTGGTGAGAAATGCTTGCAATCATACGAAATGGAGCGCTGCGAAAGCTCTCACGTACTTTGTTTGCGCATGATGGGCAGCTTTGTTGAAATGTGGACTGGCTCAGAAGATGACGATTTTCATGCTTCAGCGACCGACATATACTCTTGGTTTACTGAGGTGCTTCTAGCTAAGAAATTGGCCTCCACATCAGTACTTGTCGAGTTTACACAGCTCCTGAGTGACTTACTTTCTCACAACGTCACGTATTCGAGCGGTTCGTCTAGCCCGTCACCTAGAACGAGTCTATTCACCATTATTCGAGAAGGAGACGCCGTAGCCAAGTTCTATGCTGGGGAGCTCATCCCTTCACTTTTCGGTCAATTCTCTCTCACGGAACATGATCTGATCCTAGACGACGTGTTGGACAGTCTTCCCCGAGATTCAGACTGGGATGAAGGTATCGCTTTGCGCTTGGTTATTTTGGCTCGTCTCGCTTCCAGATGGCACACTCTGCTCCGGAGAAGCATCTACCATATGTTTGAGACCGCTGCCAAGGTACCAAACTCACTTCGCTATGCGGAAAACTGCCTACGGGATGTTGCAGAAACCCTGGGCCTTGAAGATGCAAAGCAACTTTTTCGACTGTTTTCGTCCCAAATTATCTACACTTGGACTGAGGAGCAATCCGTTATGCGCATGCCTTTCAGCATCTTTGGATACAAGAGTCTCAAAGAGATGCTTATAGACGTCCAGGATGAGATAATCGGGCAGGTGATGATGCGCGCAAATGAAACCGAGGGAGCAAAGCTTTCGGCTTGCACCAATGTGCCTTTTGATCACCTTGTAGTGGACTCTTTTTGCAAGGCAGAGGCATACAGTATAGCACGGGATATTAGTACTCCTCCTGAACAGGGAAGCCAACCACGAGGTGTGGAGAACCGAATGAAGAAGCTACTGGGCACCGACAAATTTGTGTCTCTGATTGAATCTCACTTTCCGCAAATGATAGCAATCTTCTTTGGCACACTGGATCAATACGAACAGATCGAGAGGGCGTTTCTGAAGCGTGAGGGCTTTGAGGACCCGCATGCAGTCCTAAAACGTATAAGCGAAAAGAGTACTTCTGATATCATTTTGCCTGCAAATCAGCAGCCTTCTTTCAGGGCGCGTTATCTCCTTGACGAGCTTGAGTTTCTCTGCAAGCGGAGTGGATATGACCTTGGGACCATATGGACCCCCACCTTGGCAACTTATGTTTGTCGAACGCTCTTAGAATCAATTCATCCCGCCCTTGGCTCTCTACATGCTTGCTCAGTTATTCGAAAAATCAGGATACTCGTGAGCATTGCTGGGACCGTGATGCTGAGCGACTACCCGTTTGACATGGTGATACACGCCCTTCGACCATACTTGGTTGACATCTTCTGCGCGGAAGACACACTGGGTATCTTCTGGTACCTGTTAGAAGCCGGGAAGGCTTATCTATGTGAAAGCCCGGGCCTCATGGCCGGGATCGCGGTCACTACACTCTTGTCGCTGAGACGATTTCTAGTTGCTCCTCCGACAGAAACAGCTCAGCCTGGTCTAGTCGAAACTGTCGTGGCGAAGATAAAACACTTCCTCGATTGGTTTGGAAGCTACCTGAAAACATATGAACCCGTTGGTCTCAAGCCTGAGAAGAATGAGCTCTTCAGACGTCTGGTTGCTTCTTCTCAGGGCATCAACCCTGCGAATGAGGGCTCTGAAGGCAGTAAGGAGGAACATGATTTGCTTCTAGAAGTCCTCAAAGACCAAAATTCAAAAACAAGCCTGTTAAGTGGCCCAATTGCCGATCACGTCATATCATTGTTATGCACCGAGAGCAAGCAATCCCCTGAAACCCATCTCAATGTCTCTGGTGACGATCAGGTTGTCATGTCACATGCTGTTGCTATTTGCCAAACCCTGCAAAAGTTCGACCCAGGTACCGAGTACAAGCTTTGGGCAGCTAGAGTCATCGGGAGAGCGTTCGCTACTACAGGCAAAATTAGTGACATCCTCTTAAGAGAACAAGATCCGAAACTTTTCGCAGTCCGATCATCTCAGTCACTGCCGAGCCCATTTCATCGCTCGAAGGCTAGCATACTCATGGCGCTCTGCGGTATGCTACAAAATAGCAGTCATCTGGAAGTCGGGCTTGTTGAACGTACAATTCAACTCATTGTCAGCAATCTTGGGAGTACCCCGGAGTTTGAACCCTGCGGAAGAATAGTGCCCTCGACGCTTTTGAAGGCTTTCACATGGAGCCCTTACCAATGCCCGGAAATGCCCATGCCAACCTCAGTGGCAGAAAGCCGAACTGCCCTTATTTGGGATCCAGATGTTCCTGTTGGACGATTCGCTCGCAGTGTCGGTTTGTTTTTGTCGGACTCGGCTTCAGAAGATCCAGTCATTGGACCTTTGCGCACCATCTTGTGCGTTATACCTGACTTAGCAGTTCAAATCCTACCATACATTCTTCATGACGTCCTGCTggcggaagatgatgggaaggtAAACATTCGCAAGACAATCTCGGAAATCTTCGGACAAGTGCTACGGCAAGTTAATGACCAGACTATTCCTCATGCGCGGCTAGTGATAAACTGCATCCTCTATCTCAGGAACCAGCCGAGACCAGAGGAGTCGACCATAGTGGAAAGAGACGAGTGGCTTGATGTTGACTACGCAGAAGCATCGTCGGCTGCCAATAAGTGCCGATTACCCAAAACAGGATTGCTCTTCCTGGAAATCTCTGCATCGCGCATAGCCTCTACCTCACGTCGCTCATCCGTTGCAAAGTCTGAAGCAGCGCCGGAGATACTGCATGAGATATTCCGCAAAATAGACGATCCAGACGTTTTCTATGGTATCCAGCAGGATTCATCGTTGGAAGCTGTTATGGATAGACTCGAGCACGAAAGCTCAGGGTTCAAGAATCTGTTGTTCCAGAGCGCGCACTACGATAGCGAGTTACAGATGGGGGAAAGCGCCAATGTCCATGGCGTCTTGAAAGCCCTCAACTCTACAAACCTTCAAGGCATTGCCAATTCAGTTTTCACCATCTCTGGCAGCTTCTGCGACACGTCGGGCTCATTTGAAAGCATGCTGCAAACCGCAAAAGATTTGCGACGATGGGATATACCTGTCTCCCCATTGAGCCCTTCACCTTCAGCATCCGTATTTCGGGCTTTCCAAAGTCTTAACATATCTGGAGCGCTCAATGATGTTTTTGCTTCTATTGACGAGTGTCTTTTATCCAGCCTAGATCTACTGACCAGCACTAGTCGTTCAGCAACATCCTTACGCACAGCGATGCGGACTTTGGGTGTAATGACTGAAGTTTGTGATGTACTGAGCTCTGCATCAACTGAAGACGTAAACAGTCAGTGGCAAACCATGGTGGACAGGGACTCCTGGCTCAAGACAACAAG TGTTAGTGATGTTGGCGAGATATTGACTTGCCATGAGGCTTTATTCTCATCGATCAAAAATAAAGACTTCTTGAAGACTGCCATCAACATAAGTGATCGTGACGCTCAATTACTGGAAGTGAAGGTTATCCGTCAATCACTTAAAGTGGCGCGAGACCATGGTATCTCTCAGGCCTCCTTGAAATCAGCTGTATGCCTTTCGAAGCTTGCACACAATTGCAGCACCCTAGGTATCAACATCGAAGGTGCCGCGAAGTTTGATCTGGCCAATGTTCTATGGGATCAAGGAGAGATGGCAGCGTCGATCCAGATTTTGCAGCAGCTTAGGGAACGGAATGATTTGCATAAACAAGCCATTCCGATAAGCCGTGCAGAACTTCTTGTAACCCTG GGCCATCACGTTGCTGAGGCACGTTTGGAAAAGCCGGATACTATCGTTCAAGATTACCTGTCTGCTGCTGTCAAGGAGCTTAAAACCCGCTCGCTTGGCGAAGATGTTGGTCGGGTCTACCATGGCTTTGCCATGTTCTGCGACCGGCAGTTACAAAACCCAGACGGCCTAGAAGACTTCAGGCGGATTGAACAACTTCGCGACCGTAAAGAAAGGGAGGTACACGCACTCGAGGAAATGATGAAATCGGCccatgggaaagaaaaagaggctCTCAAATATCATCGGGCGAAAACCAAGCAGTGgtttgatcttgatgatcgCGAATATCAGCGTCTGCGGCGAAGTCGCGAGGCCTTCCTTCAACAATGCTTGGAGAATTACCTCCTTTGTCTCAAAGAGAGTGAAAGCTTTAACAACGATGCGCTCCGATTCTGCGCATTATGGCTGGATAAATCTGCCAGCACCATTGGAAACATGGCGGTTTCCAAGTATATCAGCCAAGTCCCAAGCCGGAAGTTCGCACCCTTGATGAACCAACTTACCTCCCGCCTGTTGGACATTTCGGATGAGTTCCAGAAAATGCTCTTCGCCTTGATCTTTCGTATCTGTGTCGAGCATCCTTATCATGGCATGTACCAAATATTCGCTAGCAGTAAATCCAAGGGCGGCAAAGACCAGTCAGCCCTGTCTCGAAACAGAGCAGCTGGAAAGCTGGTGGATTGTTTGAAGAACGATAAACGCATGGGACCAACCTGGGTGGCGGTTCATAATGCAAACATCAGCTATGTGCGGTTTGCCGTCGAAAGACCAAACGACAAGTACAGAAGTGGCGCCAAAGTTCCCTTGAAAAAGCTTTCAACCGGAGAACGGCTCGAGCAGGATGCCGCAACACAGCGCCTACCGCCGCCTACTATGAAGATCGATATACGCGTTGACTGTGACTACAGCGATGTCCCGAAGCTGGTGAAGTATAACCCCGAGTTTACCATTGCCTCGGGCGTTAGCGCGCCCAAAATTGTCACGGCCATTGCTAGCAATGGATCACGCTACAAGCAATTG TTCAAAGGAGGAAACGATGACTTGCGCCAGGACGCTATCATGGAACAAGTCTTCGAGCAAGTCAGCAGCCTCCTCAAAGACCATCAGGTCACTCGCCAGCGGAATTTGGGCATTCGCACCTACAAAGTGCTGCCTCTCACATCGAATGCAGGCATCATAGAGTTTGTTCCTCACACGATCCCGCTGCACGATTTCTTGATGCCAGCACATCAACGATACTTTCCGAAGGACATGAAACCCAACGTGGCCCGGAAACATATCGCAGATGTTCAGACCCGATCATTTGAACAAAGAGTGCGAACGTATCGACAGGTCACTGAGCACTTCCATCCGGTCATGaggttcttcttcatggagaACTTTAATAACCCCGATGATTGGTTCAGCAAACGGCTGGCCTACACACGGAGCACCGCCGCGATATCCATCCTGGGCCATGTTCTGGGACTCGGGGACCGACACGGCCATAATATTCTCTTGGATGAGCGAACCGGAGAAGTGGTGCATATCGATCTGGGTGTGGCATTTGAGCAAGGGCGAGTTCTGCCCGTCCCGGAGGTCGTTCCTTTCCGATTAACACGCGATCTGGTCGACGGCATGGGCATCAGCAAGACCGAGGGGGTCTTCAGACGGTGTTGCGAGTTTACGCTGGAGGCCTTGCGCGAGGAGTCCTATAGCATCATGACCATTCTCGATGTGCTGCGGTACGACCCGCTGTATAGCTGGACGGTGTCGCCTCTTCGAATGAAGCGAATGCAAGATGCGCAGGAGGCTGATGGAGGTCCTCCTGTGATCCCTGGGGCCAACAACGATCAACAGTCGACCAATGAGCCCAGCGAGGCTGATCGTGCATTGACGGTTGTCGCGAAGAAGCTTAGCAAGACGTTAAGTGTGACAGCAACAGTAAACGAATTGATCCAGCAGGCCACTGATGAGAAGAACCTTGCTGTTCTCTATTGCG GCTGGGCTGCATACGCGTGA
- a CDS encoding gluconeogenesis factor YvcK family protein (COG:S;~EggNog:ENOG410PFIK;~InterPro:IPR002882;~PFAM:PF01933), translating to MSSASAPNRGLVVFSGGSAANNLVDVFNAVRGSKHCSLSYIIPISDNGGSSSELIRIFGGPGIGDVRSRLVRLIPESPPNSERAAIKALFNHRLPADASLAHAEWHSIVDGTSTLWAAITPAKRELIRSFFNLLNLEILKRARPPTSTFEFTSASVGNLFLTGARLFSGSFESAIYLLGSIGGVPWDLVRVIPAINSNFSHHISASLADGTIIVGQNSISHPCEAIPLRSPRPLLADGTENSPLHHPSSTPTPPYFEDDDHPPGFLPTLRHKNISFSKSDTQDLSSRISRIWYINPYGQEIQPPANPRVIESLHDAQAIIYSIGSLYTSIIPSIILRGVGQAIATGPARHKILILNGSLDRETGPSHEPFTASDFVEAITRAGEESRGRGPLNMDPSAGAGAGAVKDGDREKKEEERLPYSAYVTHVLHLDGPGTPRVDKDRLAEMGIETLRLYGRKIVGANGEDVGLGMRYDSTALVQALEVVLGKKGDAMLRGKDRSGMSRRNTLDPGRRD from the exons ATGTCGTCCGCCTCTGCACCCAACCGGGGCCTGGTGGTCTTCTCCGGAGGCAGTGCCGCGAATAACCTCGTTGACGTGTTCAATGCCGTGCGCGGGAGCAAACACTGCTCCCTCAgctacatcatccccatcagcGACAATGGGGGTTCCTCATCCGAGCTAATCCGCATCTTCGGCGGTCCTGGTATAGGAGACGTGCGCA GCCGCCTCGTCCGACTGATCCCCGAATCGCCTCCCAACTCTGAACGAGCAGCCATCAAAGCTCTCTTCAACCACCGGCTCCCAGCCGACGCCAGTCTCGCTCACGCAGAATGGCACTCCATCGTAGATGGCACCTCCACCCTCTGGGCCGCCATCACCCCAGCCAAACGGGAACTCATccgttccttcttcaacctcctAAACCTGGAGATCCTGAAGCGTGCCCGTCCCCCAACCTCCACCTTCGAATTCACCTCCGCCAGCGTAggcaacctcttcctcaccggaGCCCGCCTTTTCAGCGGTAGCTTCGAAAGCGCCATCTACCTCCTAGGCAGCATCGGTGGCGTGCCCTGGGACCTCGTCCGAGTCATCCCAGCCATCAACTCCAACTTCTCGCACCACATCTCCGCCTCTCTGGCCGACGGAACCATCATCGTAGGTCAAAACAGCATCTCCCACCCCTGCGAAGCTATCCCGCTTCGctctccccgccccctcctcgCAGACGGCACAGAAAactcccccctccaccacccatcatcaacaccaacaccaccctacttcgaagacgacgacCATCCTCCAGGCTTCCTTCCCACTCTCCGCCACAAAAACATCTCCTTCAGCAAATCAGATACCCAGGACCTCTCCTCCCGCATCTCCCGCATCTGGTATATCAACCCTTACGGCCAGGAAATCCAACCGCCCGCTAACCCCCGCGTCATTGAATCCCTCCATGACGCTCAGGCTATCATATATAGCATTGGCTCTTTGTATACCTCCATCATTCCCTCTATTATCCTCCGTGGCGTCGGCCAAGCCATCGCTACCGGCCCAGCAAGGCATAAGATCCTCATTCTGAATGGGTCTCTGGATCGCGAGACGGGGCCGTCTCATGAGCCGTTTACGGCTTCGGACTTTGTAGAGGCTATTACCcgggctggggaggagagtcggGGTAGGGGTCCGTTGAATATGGATCCTTCtgccggagctggagctggagccgtGAAAGATGGAGacagggaaaagaaggaggaggaacgaCTCCCGTATTCGGCGTATGTGACGCATGTTCTGCATTTGGATGGACCGGGCACCCCCCGTGTCGATAAGGATCGACTTGCGGAGATGGGGATCGAGACGTTGCGGCTGTATGGGAGAAAGATTGTTGGCGCTaatggggaggatgtgggCCTTGGGATGCGGTATGATTCGACGGCGTTGGTGCAGGCGCTGGAAGTGGTgctggggaagaaaggggatGCTATGTTGAGGGGGAAGGATAGGAGTGGGATGAGTCGGAGAAACACGCTGGATCCGGGGAGGAGAgactga